From the genome of Candidatus Nitrosocosmicus oleophilus, one region includes:
- a CDS encoding dodecin family protein, which translates to MTHVAKIIEIVGSSDKSWEDAAQIALTEATKTIHGITGIELTDMTARVDPNTGKIAEYHSTVKIAFGVEHS; encoded by the coding sequence ATGACACATGTAGCAAAAATAATAGAAATAGTAGGCTCATCGGACAAGAGCTGGGAGGATGCTGCTCAGATAGCATTAACTGAAGCGACAAAAACAATTCATGGTATAACTGGAATTGAGTTAACCGACATGACAGCTAGAGTGGATCCAAATACGGGAAAAATAGCTGAATATCATTCTACGGTAAAGATAGCCTTCGGAGTGGAACATTCCTAA
- a CDS encoding S8 family peptidase, producing MNKKHNIITKLIVTFFIVTMGFSSSISMPISYAQSGRIADLPFLDFNSDNNNKENDNLEELYNMIPGLNTKDNNDVSDSDSKTGNKGAHENTLDEKSVDSKTNDESKINDYAFYSDDAIDGIGSSGSGNEKDEGATATTPSILTSILDKLPYSDVLSNSLSPSSSSSSTSPSYSAYKMGQVIPGQYIVVLNDDVLNLRDILSEVAKKVNIEGTEILYIYEDVLNGFAISVPNERIIEVLEQSPFVDHIEKDKVVKAFAQTLPSGVNRVDGDLSSTKSGSGGGVINTDIAILDSGIHTSHSDLNVYHQKSFVSGTSSGNDDNGHGTHVAGIAAAKDNSIGVVGVAPGAKLWAIKVLDRNGSGALSTIIKGIDYIRQYANQIEVANLSLGCECKSSAFDTAINNAVKAGITFVVASGNSGKDASTFSPANNPNVIAVSAIGDSDGKCGGTGPSTGSGRDDTLASFSNYGSVVDIAAPGTKIFSTYKGNSYATMSGTSMASPHVAGAAVLYEASHPGASPSEVRNALLSGGSTSSTTCDGKGHGYFTSDRDNYREPLLYVRNY from the coding sequence ATGAATAAAAAACATAATATTATTACAAAGTTGATTGTAACTTTTTTTATAGTGACAATGGGATTCTCGTCATCTATTTCTATGCCAATATCCTATGCACAAAGCGGTCGTATTGCTGATCTCCCTTTTCTTGATTTTAATAGTGATAATAACAACAAAGAGAATGACAATTTAGAAGAATTATACAACATGATTCCCGGTTTAAATACAAAAGACAATAATGATGTAAGCGATTCAGATTCTAAAACTGGTAACAAAGGTGCTCATGAAAATACATTGGATGAAAAATCCGTAGATTCAAAAACCAATGATGAAAGCAAAATTAATGATTATGCATTCTATTCTGATGATGCAATAGATGGTATAGGCAGCTCGGGCTCTGGAAACGAAAAAGATGAAGGAGCAACAGCAACAACTCCCAGCATTCTTACTTCTATCCTTGATAAATTGCCTTATTCTGATGTTTTATCTAATTCTTTGTCACCATCCTCATCCTCATCATCTACATCACCTTCTTACTCAGCATACAAAATGGGACAGGTAATACCGGGGCAATACATTGTGGTCCTAAATGATGATGTCTTGAATTTGCGTGACATTCTTTCAGAGGTTGCAAAAAAGGTAAATATTGAGGGGACTGAAATACTCTACATTTATGAAGATGTGTTGAATGGATTTGCAATTAGCGTTCCAAATGAAAGAATTATCGAGGTACTTGAACAAAGCCCATTTGTAGATCATATTGAAAAAGACAAGGTAGTTAAAGCATTTGCTCAAACACTGCCAAGTGGAGTCAATAGGGTTGATGGAGACCTAAGCTCTACCAAGTCAGGGAGCGGTGGCGGAGTCATCAATACCGACATAGCCATCCTGGATAGTGGAATACATACTAGTCATTCCGATCTAAACGTCTATCATCAGAAATCCTTTGTCTCAGGTACGTCGTCAGGAAATGATGATAACGGTCATGGGACTCATGTTGCAGGGATTGCAGCGGCTAAAGACAATTCTATAGGGGTAGTTGGAGTAGCACCTGGAGCAAAACTATGGGCAATCAAGGTCTTGGATAGAAACGGTTCAGGAGCCTTATCGACAATAATAAAAGGTATTGACTATATTAGGCAATATGCAAATCAAATAGAAGTTGCTAATCTCAGCCTTGGATGCGAATGTAAATCTTCTGCGTTTGATACTGCAATAAACAATGCTGTAAAGGCTGGAATCACGTTTGTAGTGGCTTCAGGAAATTCGGGAAAAGATGCTTCTACATTTTCCCCTGCCAATAATCCCAATGTTATAGCTGTCTCAGCCATAGGTGATAGTGATGGTAAATGTGGGGGAACAGGTCCCAGCACAGGTTCTGGAAGGGATGACACACTAGCAAGTTTCAGCAATTATGGTTCGGTTGTAGATATCGCAGCACCTGGAACCAAGATATTTTCTACTTACAAAGGGAACTCGTATGCGACAATGAGTGGAACAAGCATGGCCTCACCACATGTTGCCGGAGCAGCTGTCTTATATGAGGCATCTCATCCTGGTGCTTCACCTTCGGAAGTACGTAATGCGTTATTAAGCGGTGGATCAACATCATCAACAACATGTGATGGAAAAGGTCATGGTTACTTTACAAGTGATAGAGATAATTACAGGGAACCGTTGTTGTACGTAAGAAATTATTGA
- a CDS encoding LLM class flavin-dependent oxidoreductase, with protein MQVGIDSFAAFHVDTKKSISSSERLQRLVEQIEYADQIGLDVFGVGEHHRRGFLDSAPAVILGAAAARTKHIRLTSAVTVLSAVDPVRIFQEFATLDLLSGGRAEMVVGRGSFIEAFPLFGLKLDDYDSLFSEKLELLLKIRENEHVNWSGKYRPALTGQGIYPRPLQNPLPIWIGVGGTPESFVRAGILGLPLMVAIIGGQTPSFKPLIDLYREAGKRAGHLPHNLNVGIHSLGYVAESTPEAVDDFFPGYVHSMNEIGKERGWSPITRRDFEAQLGPNGALLIGNPEEVTEKIIRYSQVLGGISRFTFMMNPASLPHEKLMRATELIGSRIAPALHKLD; from the coding sequence ATGCAGGTAGGAATTGACAGTTTTGCAGCTTTTCATGTCGATACCAAGAAATCAATAAGTTCATCTGAACGCTTGCAAAGATTGGTTGAACAAATTGAATATGCAGATCAAATTGGGTTGGACGTATTTGGAGTAGGCGAACATCACCGTCGTGGATTCCTTGATTCTGCTCCAGCTGTCATCTTAGGAGCGGCTGCAGCACGAACTAAACATATACGCCTTACCAGTGCAGTAACGGTATTGAGTGCAGTCGATCCCGTAAGGATATTCCAAGAATTCGCAACCTTGGATCTTTTGTCTGGTGGTAGGGCGGAGATGGTAGTGGGTCGCGGGTCATTTATCGAGGCATTCCCCTTGTTTGGCCTGAAGTTGGATGACTATGATTCACTTTTTTCAGAGAAGCTTGAATTACTCTTAAAGATTCGGGAAAATGAACATGTGAATTGGTCTGGCAAATATCGACCTGCTCTGACTGGACAGGGAATCTATCCAAGGCCGTTGCAGAATCCTCTGCCAATATGGATAGGTGTTGGTGGAACCCCTGAATCTTTTGTTAGAGCTGGGATCCTTGGATTACCTCTGATGGTCGCAATCATCGGGGGCCAGACACCAAGTTTCAAACCATTAATTGATCTCTACAGAGAGGCAGGAAAGAGAGCTGGCCATTTACCGCATAATCTTAACGTGGGTATACATTCGCTGGGTTATGTGGCAGAGAGCACTCCAGAGGCAGTTGATGACTTTTTTCCGGGCTATGTACATAGTATGAACGAAATCGGAAAGGAGCGTGGATGGTCTCCTATAACTCGTAGGGATTTTGAAGCCCAGCTGGGCCCAAACGGTGCTCTCCTCATAGGCAATCCGGAAGAAGTTACAGAGAAAATTATTAGATATAGTCAAGTGCTTGGTGGTATATCTAGATTTACTTTCATGATGAACCCCGCATCATTACCTCACGAGAAGCTTATGAGAGCTACGGAATTGATAGGTTCCCGAATAGCTCCGGCCCTACACAAACTCGATTAA